Part of the Hyalangium ruber genome, CGGTCCCACCGCGCATCGGCCCGGACGGCCAGTTCGAAGAAGGCGGGCTTGAGCGGGCTCATGAGCGGTGAACGGCCTCCGGGGGGTTCTCTTCCTCTATACCGCCCAGCGCCCCAGGGCTCCGGTTCCTGCTCTGGAACCCACGTGGGCACACATCCACTCCTCTCAGCTTCCAAGAAAATTAGGGTGAAGCGGTTCTCCCGGCGCCCAGAAGCTGCAGCCTCGTGGTAGAAATGCGGTGCAGAGGACAATTCGTCGAGGGGGAGCTGCGCGCTCGTAGGAGGGTGCGATGATTCACAATGCGAGCCCCCGCGTTTTGGGGCCCAGCAGCGCTCGATTGGAGTTCTCCCGGTTGGAGCCTTCCGGCCCGCCCTCCCGAACCAGTGGGGGCGTGAGCGCTGGAGTCCTTCCTTGGAACGAGAAGGCCCGCCTGGAGGCGCTGCGCAGCTACGAGGTGCTGGACACCGCGCCCGAGCCCTCCTTCGACGACATCACCCAGCTGGCGGCGCAGCTGTGCGACGCCCCCGTGGCGCTCATCACCTTGGTGGATGAGACGCGCGTGTGGTTCAAGTCCCGCGTGGGAGTGGATCTGCGGGAGGTGCCGCGAGAGACCTCCTTCTGTACCCACACCGTGCAGCACTCCTCGCTGTTCGTGCTGCCCGACGTGCTGGAGGACCCCCGCTTCGTCGACCTGCAAGAGGTCCACACGGATCCGACGCCGCGCTTCTACATGGGCGCGCCGCTGGTGACGCCCGAGGGCTACACGCTGGGCACGGTGTGCGTGCTGGACCGGGCACCGCGCGCGCCCCTGCCCCGCCACGCCCGGGCGCTGGAGGCGCTGGCCCGGCAGGTGGTGAGCCAGCTGGAGCTGCGGAAGATGAACCGGGCACAGACGCGGCTCATCGACGAGCTGCGCGCCACCAACGAGCGCTTCGAGGTGATTCAGCGCGCCACCAACGACATCATCTGGGACTGGGACCTGGTGGGCAACCGGGTGTCCTGGAGCGAGCGGGTGCAGGACGTGCTCGGCTACCCGGCCTCGAGCCAGGACTCGGGGTGGTGGTACTCGCTGGTCCACCCGGAGGACCGCGAGCGCGTGGCCGACAGCTTCCGCCAGGCGGTGCGCAACGGGGCGACGCACTGGTCGGAGGAGTACCGGGTGCGGCGCGCCAACGGCACCTACGCGCGGGTGCTGGACCGGGGCACCATCCTTCGCACGGCGCAGGGCATCCCGGTGCGAATCCTGGGCGCGGTGATGAACATGAGCGAGCGCGAGGAGATGCGGGCGCGGCTGGCGCAGGCCGACCGCATGGCCTCGGTGGGCACGCTGGCGGCCGGGGTGGCGCATGAAATCAACAACCCGCTGGCCTACGTCATCGCCAACCTGGACTATGTGCGCCAGGAGGTGGAGCAGGCCGCGGGTGCGCCGCTGAGGTCCGAGGAGGTGCCCCAGGCGCTCAAGGAGGCGCGCGAGGGCGCCGAGCGCATGCGCCTCATCGTCCGGGACCTGAAGATGTTCTCGCGGCCGGACGACGAGCGCTTGGAGCCGGTGGACTTGCACCGCGCCATCGACTCGGCGGTGACGATGGCCTGGAACCAGATCCGCCACCGCGCGCAGCTGGTGAAGTCGTACCAGCCCCTGCCCGCCGTGTACGCCAACGAGGCGCGGCTGGGGCAGGTGTTCCTCAACCTGCTGGTGAACGCGGCGCAGGCGATTCCCGAGGGCGCGGCGGACCGCAATGAAATCCTCGTCTCCACGCGGGTGGACGCCAAGGGGCGCATCCTCATCGAGGTGCGGGACACGGGCGCCGGAATCCCGGAGGAGATCCGCGCGAGAATCCTGGAGCCGTTCTTCACCACCAAGCCGCAGGGCATGGGCACGGGGCTGGGGCTGTCCATCTGCCATGGCATCATCACCAACCTGGGCGGAGAGCTGCAGTTCGAGACCGAGGTCGGCAAGGGCACGACGTTCCGCGTGGTGCTGCCTCCGCCCCAGGACACGGAGAAGGCGGTCGCGGCCGACAAGCCCGTGGAGGCGGCGGCGCGGCGGGGCCGCATCGTGGTGGTGGATGACGAGCAGCTGGTGCTCAACGCCATCAAGCGGGCGCTGCGGACGGAGCACGACGTGACGGTGTTCAACCGGGCCCAGGCGGCGCTGGAGTGGATGGAGCAGGGCGAGCCGTGGGATGTGCTCCTGTGCGACTTGATGATGCCGGAGATGACCGGCATGGAGTTCCACGCCGAGCTGAGCCGCCGGTGGCCGGAGCGGCTCAAGGACGTCGTCTTCGTCACCGGCGGGGCGTTCACGGAAGGGGCGCGCGAGTTCCTCGGCCAGCCGAGCATCTCCCGGCTGGAGAAGCCCTTCGAGCCCCCCGCGCTGCGCGAGGTGGTGGCGGAGCGGCTCAAGAGCCGGTGACGGGGACTTTCAGTCCCTCCGGCCCAAGGTGCGGTCCAGGTTGTATGCGGCGCTGATGAGCGACAGGTGGGTGAGCGCCTGGGGGAAGTTGCCCAGCGCCTCGCCCGAGGGCCCCGTCTGCTCCGCGTACAGCCCCACGTGGTTGGCGTAGCCCAGCATCCGCTCGAACGTCAGCCGCGCGTCCTCCAGGTACTGCGGCTTGGTGACGCTCGCCCGGGTGAGCGCCTCCACCAGCCAGAAGCTGCACAGGTTGAAGGTGCCCTCGCGCCCTTCAATCCCATCCAGCTTCGCGTCCGCGTCGTAGCGGAACACCAGTCCGTCGGACACCAGCCCTCCCTCCTCCGGCGGGCGGTGCATCGCCTTGAGCGTGGACAGCATGCGTGGGTCCACCGGCGAGAGGAAGAACACCAGCGGCATGAGCAGGTTCGCCGCGTCCAGCGCCTCGTGCCCGTAGGCCTGGATGAACGCGTGGCGATGGGTGCTCCACCCCTTCTGCATGATGTCTTCGAAGATGGCGTCCCGCACCGCCAGCCACCGCGCGCGGTCCGCCGGGAAGCTGCGCTTGTCCGCCAGCCGGATGGCCCGGTCCACCGCCACCCAGCACATCATCTTCGAGTACACGAAGTGGCGCCGCCCGCCGCGCACCTCCCAGATGCCCTCGTCCCGCTCCTTCCAGTGGTCGCACACCCAGTCCACCAGCCGCCGCAGGTGCCGCCAGAAGTCATAGCTGATGGGCGCCCCGTGCTTGTTGTACAGGTACACCGAGTCCATCAGCTCGCCGTAGATGTCGAGCTGGAGCTGATCCGCCGCCGCGTTGCCGAT contains:
- a CDS encoding ATP-binding protein; translated protein: MSAGVLPWNEKARLEALRSYEVLDTAPEPSFDDITQLAAQLCDAPVALITLVDETRVWFKSRVGVDLREVPRETSFCTHTVQHSSLFVLPDVLEDPRFVDLQEVHTDPTPRFYMGAPLVTPEGYTLGTVCVLDRAPRAPLPRHARALEALARQVVSQLELRKMNRAQTRLIDELRATNERFEVIQRATNDIIWDWDLVGNRVSWSERVQDVLGYPASSQDSGWWYSLVHPEDRERVADSFRQAVRNGATHWSEEYRVRRANGTYARVLDRGTILRTAQGIPVRILGAVMNMSEREEMRARLAQADRMASVGTLAAGVAHEINNPLAYVIANLDYVRQEVEQAAGAPLRSEEVPQALKEAREGAERMRLIVRDLKMFSRPDDERLEPVDLHRAIDSAVTMAWNQIRHRAQLVKSYQPLPAVYANEARLGQVFLNLLVNAAQAIPEGAADRNEILVSTRVDAKGRILIEVRDTGAGIPEEIRARILEPFFTTKPQGMGTGLGLSICHGIITNLGGELQFETEVGKGTTFRVVLPPPQDTEKAVAADKPVEAAARRGRIVVVDDEQLVLNAIKRALRTEHDVTVFNRAQAALEWMEQGEPWDVLLCDLMMPEMTGMEFHAELSRRWPERLKDVVFVTGGAFTEGAREFLGQPSISRLEKPFEPPALREVVAERLKSR